One Manduca sexta isolate Smith_Timp_Sample1 chromosome 28, JHU_Msex_v1.0, whole genome shotgun sequence DNA window includes the following coding sequences:
- the LOC115453017 gene encoding nucleoside diphosphate kinase, producing MIATLLYLITYAGRIASTFINYIMAEQRERTFIMVKPDGVQRGLVGQIIERFEKKGFKLVGLKFVWPSEELLQQHYSDLASRPFFPGLVKYMSSGPVVPMVWEGLNVVKTGRQMLGATNPADSQPGTIRGDLCIQVGRNIIHGSDSVDSANKEIALWFTEKELVGWTPAAENWVYE from the coding sequence ATGATCGCCACTTTACTGTACCTTATAACCTACGCCGGTCGCATTGCAAGCACTTTTATAAACTACATAATGGCGGAACAACGTGAAAGAACCTTCATCATGGTTAAGCCTGATGGTGTCCAACGTGGTCTTGTCGGTCAGATTATCGAACGTTTCGAGAAGAAAGGTTTCAAGTTGGTTGGCCTGAAATTCGTTTGGCCATCTGAGGAACTTCTGCAGCAGCACTACAGTGACTTGGCGTCGCGTCCTTTCTTCCCCGGTCTTGTGAAGTACATGAGCTCTGGACCAGTTGTTCCTATGGTTTGGGAGGGGCTAAATGTAGTGAAGACTGGCCGCCAAATGCTTGGTGCTACGAACCCAGCTGACTCGCAGCCTGGCACTATTCGTGGCGATCTATGCATTCAGGTTGGACGTAACATAATTCATGGATCTGACAGTGTAGACTCGGCAAACAAGGAAATCGCCCTGTGGTTCACCGAGAAGGAGCTCGTCGGCTGGACACCTGCTGCTGAAAATTGGGTCTACGAGTAA
- the LOC115454048 gene encoding zinc finger protein 184 has product MFTTNTVQAGTVPTLQYQEHPTQKSQGKNIENVQQKNAQQTQQTQQQQEFPTFCYTTNVNMIGKIGTGSSSGGGAVTGGVNITQLTTSDDKTCYIAQPFSYNYALVNQMQIAPNGIQNAISNISFKCDVCGLMFGHLTLLNAHKRIHAQDTDSNITVVATGVSTGNEAMPPHIQILSSDQNEQQQHHVHIQDSKPVIIDKVQKCITCGGPITNNPKRKGPKLIRCETCIAQDSVDHQRNNQLNATQIFVAEENVKFEVSGVNTVQPPTDPLANTQTTQQPQQQQKPLPGHHPVKKRNLASVTKCQNCNGSGIIFVGGNKNKLNQSNSDKPFHCNICGGSFSRYSSLWSHKKLHSGEKNFKCGICGIAFAKAVYLKNHSRIHTGEKPYRCSTCGMQFSQSPHLKNHERTHSGEKPYVCEVCDKGFARHATLWNHRRIHTGEKPYKCETCGSAFSQAAHLKNHAKVHSGEKPFKCDICTAAFADRFALKRHRGIHDKYGQTAPLPSRAQQNQIDQQQSNQQQTQQQQQQSSEHQQNTQPAVEVEHHGDQSL; this is encoded by the exons ATGTTCACTACTAATACAGTTCAAGCGGGAACGGTGCCGACTCTGCAGTATCAAGAGCACCCCACGCAAAAGTCACAAggcaaaaatatagaaaatgtaCAGCAGAAAAATGCACAACAAACTCAACAAACCCAACAACAACAG GAATTTCCTACATTCTGTTACACCACCAATGTCAATATGATAGGCAAGATTGGCACAGGAAGTTCAAGTGGGGGAGGTGCGGTAACAGGAGGTGTCAACATCACACAGTTGACCACCAGTGATGACAAGACCTGTTACATTGCCCAACCATTTTCCTACAACTATGCCCTTGTCAATCAAATGCAGATTGCACCGAATGGAATACAAAATGCTATATCtaatattagtttcaaatgTGATGTATGTGGGCTCATGTTTGGTCATCTCACTCTATTGAATGCACATAAAAGAATACATGCACAAGATActg ATAGTAACATAACAGTGGTGGCAACAGGAGTGAGCACAGGGAATGAAGCAATGCCTCCACATATTCAAATACTCTCATCAGACCAGAACGAGCAACAACAACATCATGTACATATCCAAGATA gtAAACCAGTAATAATTGACAAGGTCCAGAAGTGTATAACATGTGGAGGACCAATAACAAATAACCCCAAAAGAAAAGGGCCAAAGTTAATAAGATGTGAGACCTGCATTGCACAAGATTCTGTAGATCATCAGAGAAATAAccaat TGAACGCGACACAAATATTTGTGGCGGAGGAGAATGTAAAGTTTGAGGTGAGCGGCGTGAACACGGTGCAGCCGCCGACAGACCCGCTCGCCAACACGCAGACGACACAACAGCCGCAGCAACAGCAAAAGCCTT TGCCTGGACACCATcctgtaaaaaaaagaaatttggcTTCTgtaacgaaatgtcaaaattgtaatGGATCTGGCATAATATTTGTAGGtggaaataagaataaattaaatcaatccaATTCTGACAAACCTTTCCATTGTAACATATGTGGAGGCTCCTTCTCTAGATACTCTTCACTGTGGTCACATAAAAAGTTACATTCTGGTGAGAAGAATTTCAAATGTGGAATATGTGGTATTGCTTTTGCAAAAGCAGTTTACCTTAAAAATCATTCTAGAATTCACACTGGAGAAAAACCTTACAG ATGTTCCACATGtggaatgcagttttcacaatCACCGCATCTGAAAAATCACGAAAGAACTCATTCTGGTGAAAAACCTTATGTTTGTGAG GTGTGTGATAAAGGCTTTGCGAGACATGCGACATTGTGGAATCACCGGCGCATTCACACAGGAGAGAAACCGTACAA ATGTGAGACATGCGGATCAGCGTTCAGTCAAGCTGCACATCTAAAGAATCATGCCAAAGTACATTCCGGCGAAAAGCCCTTCAAATGCGACATTTGTACTGCCGCCTTCGCCGATCGATTCGCACTCAAGAGACATAGAGGCATACATGACAAATATG GACAAACGGCACCATTACCCTCAAGAGCGCAGCAAAACCAGATAGACCAGCAACAATCAAACCAGCAACAGACACAGCAGCAGCAACAACAAAGCAGCGAGCATCAACAGAACACGCAGCCGGCTGTCGAAGTTGAACACCACGGAGACCAATCTCTTTGA
- the LOC115453020 gene encoding uncharacterized protein LOC115453020 isoform X2 translates to MQKKVCKMETLEEIFQDINRKYVKIKCNDRKLNNSVLEEALEILINKMKKYDNLFCSMSPRLEYLGSYYEGLRVGQPTEYDINIVFKIPVNYKNIVLDASCSEHGYTSIKMPSEFRRLFKKPTTDIKGFKDTELWCNKYHCMSVKRFRSWMQKVVDAAISTIPMKNGKHIICVSDKYYEISAKIQGPANTLSLTNNGKTIDIDLVPTLEFELPKTPIFSKVEFSKIELTKLKKYFVVPKPNGNDISWRLAFPFQERYYIKDRNNLKSALKMLKLLRDVQGFKKLASYYIKTLFLWENAKQNDEFWKHNSLSFLVLHMLRKLKDCLCVGKICNFWCPDHNLLEKVKTDTCRNWYNRLSNIIDDIEKNQQSNPHIVYKYFVDHQSICNYVPNEKRLRKN, encoded by the coding sequence ATGCAAAAGAAGGTTTGCAAAATGGAAACTTTAGAAGAAATTTTTCaagatataaatagaaaatatgttaaaattaaatgtaacgaCAGAAAATTGAACAATTCGGTACTAGAGGAAGCTCTTGAAATACTtatcaataaaatgaaaaaatatgacAACTTATTTTGCAGTATGTCTCCTCGGTTAGAATACTTAGGTAGTTATTACGAGGGTTTACGAGTTGGTCAGCCAACAGAAtacgatataaatattgtttttaaaataccagtcaattacaaaaatatagtacTAGATGCAAGCTGCAGCGAACATGGTTATACCAGTATAAAAATGCCTTCGGAATTTAGAAGACTTTTTAAAAAACCTACAACAGATATTAAAGGATTTAAAGATACAGAGCTGTGGTGCAATAAATATCATTGTATGTCTGTAAAGAGATTTAGGTCTTGGATGCAAAAAGTTGTAGATGCTGCAATCAGCACCATTCCAATGAAAAATGGAAAGCACATTATTTGTGTGAGTGATAAATACTACGAAATTTCCGCAAAAATACAGGGCCCTGCAAACACTTTAAGTTTGACTAACAATGGCAAGACAATAGATATTGACCTTGTTCCTACATTAGAATTTGAATTACCCAAAACGCCCATATTTTCAAAAGTTGAATTTTCCAAAATTGAACTtactaaacttaaaaaatactttgtagtGCCTAAACCCAACGGGAACGATATAAGCTGGAGATTAGCTTTTCCTTTCCAAGAACGCTATTATATAAAagatagaaataatttaaaaagcgcCTTAAAAATGCTTAAATTATTGCGTGACGTTCAGGGTTTTAAAAAATTAgcaagttattatataaaaaccctTTTCTTATGGGAAAACGCAAAACAAAATGATGAATTTTGGAAGCATAATTCTTTGTCTTTTCTTGTATTACATATGTTAAGAAAACTAAAGGATTGTTTGTGTGTTGGCAAAATTTGTAACTTTTGGTGTCCTGATCATAATCTTTTAGAAAAAGTTAAGACAGACACTTGTAGAAATTGGTACAATCGACTTTCGAATATAATAGATGACATAGAGAAAAATCAACAGAGTAACCCTCatattgtgtataaatattttgttgatcaCCAATCAATTTGTAACTACGTACCCAACGAGAAAAGACttcgaaaaaattaa
- the LOC115453020 gene encoding uncharacterized protein LOC115453020 isoform X1: protein MWLLNLHCSFILRYKFVLTSILVMQKKVCKMETLEEIFQDINRKYVKIKCNDRKLNNSVLEEALEILINKMKKYDNLFCSMSPRLEYLGSYYEGLRVGQPTEYDINIVFKIPVNYKNIVLDASCSEHGYTSIKMPSEFRRLFKKPTTDIKGFKDTELWCNKYHCMSVKRFRSWMQKVVDAAISTIPMKNGKHIICVSDKYYEISAKIQGPANTLSLTNNGKTIDIDLVPTLEFELPKTPIFSKVEFSKIELTKLKKYFVVPKPNGNDISWRLAFPFQERYYIKDRNNLKSALKMLKLLRDVQGFKKLASYYIKTLFLWENAKQNDEFWKHNSLSFLVLHMLRKLKDCLCVGKICNFWCPDHNLLEKVKTDTCRNWYNRLSNIIDDIEKNQQSNPHIVYKYFVDHQSICNYVPNEKRLRKN, encoded by the exons ATGTGGTTATTGAATCTTCATTGCAGTTTCATTTTGAGATATAAGTTTGTCCTCACAAG TATCCTGGTAATGCAAAAGAAGGTTTGCAAAATGGAAACTTTAGAAGAAATTTTTCaagatataaatagaaaatatgttaaaattaaatgtaacgaCAGAAAATTGAACAATTCGGTACTAGAGGAAGCTCTTGAAATACTtatcaataaaatgaaaaaatatgacAACTTATTTTGCAGTATGTCTCCTCGGTTAGAATACTTAGGTAGTTATTACGAGGGTTTACGAGTTGGTCAGCCAACAGAAtacgatataaatattgtttttaaaataccagtcaattacaaaaatatagtacTAGATGCAAGCTGCAGCGAACATGGTTATACCAGTATAAAAATGCCTTCGGAATTTAGAAGACTTTTTAAAAAACCTACAACAGATATTAAAGGATTTAAAGATACAGAGCTGTGGTGCAATAAATATCATTGTATGTCTGTAAAGAGATTTAGGTCTTGGATGCAAAAAGTTGTAGATGCTGCAATCAGCACCATTCCAATGAAAAATGGAAAGCACATTATTTGTGTGAGTGATAAATACTACGAAATTTCCGCAAAAATACAGGGCCCTGCAAACACTTTAAGTTTGACTAACAATGGCAAGACAATAGATATTGACCTTGTTCCTACATTAGAATTTGAATTACCCAAAACGCCCATATTTTCAAAAGTTGAATTTTCCAAAATTGAACTtactaaacttaaaaaatactttgtagtGCCTAAACCCAACGGGAACGATATAAGCTGGAGATTAGCTTTTCCTTTCCAAGAACGCTATTATATAAAagatagaaataatttaaaaagcgcCTTAAAAATGCTTAAATTATTGCGTGACGTTCAGGGTTTTAAAAAATTAgcaagttattatataaaaaccctTTTCTTATGGGAAAACGCAAAACAAAATGATGAATTTTGGAAGCATAATTCTTTGTCTTTTCTTGTATTACATATGTTAAGAAAACTAAAGGATTGTTTGTGTGTTGGCAAAATTTGTAACTTTTGGTGTCCTGATCATAATCTTTTAGAAAAAGTTAAGACAGACACTTGTAGAAATTGGTACAATCGACTTTCGAATATAATAGATGACATAGAGAAAAATCAACAGAGTAACCCTCatattgtgtataaatattttgttgatcaCCAATCAATTTGTAACTACGTACCCAACGAGAAAAGACttcgaaaaaattaa